In Lujinxingia vulgaris, the genomic stretch TCGTCTCTTCGAGCTGCTCAAAGAGGGTGCGCTCCATATCGTCGCTGTTGCGGCAGACGGCTTCGAGCTGGTCGGGGCGGAAGTCCAGGAAGTTGGACTTGCGGTTGGGATCGTCTTTGCCGATCACATCGACGAGCAGTGTGTCGACCAGGCGCACATCTTCGAGGCGGTTGTGCACGACCACGTCGAAGTCCACCACGTAGGGCTGCTCACCGTTGATGGCGTAGATCTTGTCGACGCTGAAGCGGCCGCGGGGATCGGTGTAGCGGTAGGTGATCTTCTTAAACGTCTTACCGTCGGCGTTGAGCTCGCTTAAGTCTTCGATGAGCTCGTAGCCGGCGTCGGGGGCGACCTGAACGTTCTCGGCGCGAAAGCGCGTGGTGAAGGGGTAGGCCGGCGCGTTTTCCTCAAAGGAGCGCAGCAGATCGCCACCCTCACCGGCGTACTGATCCGGGGAGGTCACCTGAATATCGGTGGCGACCGCGCCCTGGTTGTTCAGGGTCACGCTGACCTTATCGCTGGCCAGCACATCGGAGCGCTCTTCGATCACCGGCGCTTCGACCGGGGCGTCGTCGGGCTCAGCGGCAGGCATCGCCCGGGCGGCCTCGGACTCATCGCCCTCGCTCTCAGCCGGTGCTGCGGCGTCTTCGCCTCCCGGCCCCGCAGCCTGCTCGGTGACGGCCTCGCCGCCCTCCGGGGCAAGCTCGTCGGGACCGGGGCCCATGACGGCCTGCCAGACAATGAAGACGACGGTGATCAGGCTCATCGCCAGAATGAAGCGTTTTTGTTCCATGACGCGTTCGCAGTTTGAGGTCCGGGGGGCTTTAGGAGGCCCGTCCGATCAGGGGACGGGATCGTAGCCGCCCGGGCGTAAGGGATGGCAGCGCAGCAGGCGTTTCAGCCCCAGGTAGCCGCCTTTAAAGAAGCCATAGCGCCGCAGCGCCTCGACCATATACGAGGAGCAGGTCGGCCGGTATCGGCACATCGGGGGGAGCAGCGGGGAGATCGCGCGCTGGTAAAAACGCACCATCGCGATGCCCCACACAGCCAGCAGACCCGGACGCACCAGAGCCTGCGCATCCCGAAGCTCACCATCGCTGGTGCGCTCAAGATCCTCAGGCCCTGAGAGGTTCCCCTGGTCGTGTGTGGCGTGCTCCTGGCACATCAGCGACGCTCCGCGCGGGGGCGGCGCGGCTTTTGAGCCCGCGCCACCGATTGGAGCAGGTCGGCGACCAGCTCCTCAAACGCCGGATGCTCGCTGCCCGCTTTGACGATCACCACCGTATCGTGGCTCTCGCCAAAGAGCGCCTTGTTGCGCCGAAAGATCTCGCGCAGGCGTCGCTTCCAGCGGTTGCGGCAGACGGCGTTGCCAACCTTCTTGCTCACCGTCACCCCCAGACGGGGATGACCGAGCGAGTTGGCCTTGCAATACACAACCGTCCAACGCCCTTCATAGCGGCGTCCTTTGCGGCGAGTGTGCAAAAAGTCGGAGCGCTTAAGAAGACGCTCCGACTTTCGCAGTCGCTGATCGTGTCCCTCCGCCCCGGGAGCGGGTTCACCTTGATTCGAGGGTGTGATCAATGCGCTCACTGGCCGGCCTGGAGTGGGAGTGAAGGCCTCGCGTTGAGCCCGCGCTCATCCCTCCTGCGCGCGAGTGTGGCGCAGAGAGGGTGAGGCAAAAGGCGTCGAAGCGAGAGACTCATTCTTCGTCCAGGCGTGGGACGCTCAAGTCTTACTTCTTGTGCTTGGTCACAGCGAGCTGCTTGCGGCCACGAGAGCGGCGACGCTTGACGGTCAGACGGCCGCCGACGGTCTTCATGCGCTTGCGGAATCCGTGGGTGCGGCGGCGCTTCACTTTGCTCGGTTGGTAGGTACGCTTGGTCATCTTAAACCTCTGAAGTTCAATGTATGCGTTGCAGTGAGTCTCAATGCTACGTGGATTAAGGCGCCCTAACCCCGCTTCGATGCTCGGATTTCGGGGTGGGGCGCGTGCGCAGCGTCGGTCCCCATTTTTGGCCGGGGACCAGAGCGCGGCAAATAAACATCACCGATGGCCTAAAGTCAAGCTGGGCCCGGGTGATCGTGTGGATGCCTCGGCGATCTTCAGCGGAGCAGCAGCGCTTCGAGCTCCGCGATGGCGGTGGCGAACTCGTTATTACCCATCTCCACCAGGTCTTCGATCTTGCGAAAGGCGGTGAGTACGGTGGTGTGATCCTTGCCCCCGAACTTGCGTCCCAGCTCCGGGTAGCTCTCGCCGGTGTGCTTACGGCTTAAGTACATCGCCATCTGGCGCGGCTCGCTGATGGCGCGGGTGCGCCGGCTGCCTTTGATGTCGGAGGGCTTGATGTCGAAGTGAGAGGCCACCATGCGGATGATCTGCTCGACGCCCAGGCTGCGCTCATGCTGGATGTTCATGCGCTTGAGCAGCTGGCGGGCCAGATCGGTGTTGAGGGGCACGTTCATCAGCTTGGCCTGGGCGACCATGCGCACCAGGGTGCCCTCGAGCTCGCGCACGTTGCTACGGATCGCGGTGGCCAGGAGCAACACGACCTCTTTGCTCAGCTCGATCTGGCTCTCTTCGGCCTTCTTCTCCAGGATCGCCACCCGGGTCTCGATCTCGGGGGCCTGCACATCGGCGATCAACCCCCAGGCAAAGCGGCTGGCCAGGCGCTCCTCAATGCCGGGCAGCTCCTGCGGGGTCTTATCGGAGGTCATTACGATCTGCTTGCCGCTCTGATAGAGGGCGTTGAAGGTGTGGAAGAACTCCTCCTGGGTGGAGTCCTTGCCGCCGATGAACTGGATGTCATCGATCAGGAGCAGATCGCAGTCGTTTCTAAACTGGTTGCGGAACTCGGCCATCGTCTTCTGGCGCAGGCTTCCGATGAGCTCGTTCATGAAGACTTCGGCCGAGAGGTAGCGCACGCGGGTGCGGGGATCGCGGCGCAGCATCTCCACGCCGATCGCCTGCAAAAGGTGCGTCTTGCCCAGGCCCACCCCGCCGAAGATGAAGAGGGGGTTGTAGGTCTGGCCACTGCCCGAGGCTACCGCCTGACAGGCCGCGTGCGTAAACTGGTTGGAGGGCCCGACCACGAACTCATCGAAGGTGTAGCGCGGGTTCATGCCCGCCGCGCTCACCAGCTCGCTGAGATCGGCCGCTGAGGGCGGCTCGATGATCCCGAAGTCAAAGAGTGCGGCCTGACCATGCTCGCCATCGAGGCGCGCGGATCGCGCGGCCATTGGCTCGGCATCAAGGTCGATGTTCTCCACCTCGATGGGCTCATCCTGGCCGCTCTCAACGATCTCGATCTTCAGGGGCTGGCCGGCGGCGTGGGCGACGGCCTCCTCGATCAGATCCATGTAGTTGTCGTTGATCCAGACCTGCACGAAGGGATCGTCGACTCCGAGGACGATCGTCTCGTCGCTGCATTCCCGCAGGCGCAGCTTTTCAAACCAGGTCTTAAAGTTGTGCGCATTGACCTTGGTCTTGAGTTCGAGCAGGGCGGCGTTCCAGATCTCTTGCATGGGCAGCATCGCTTGGGGCAGGGAGGAGCTCATCACTAAACAACATCTCGAGAGGCACATCTCGACAGGCGGCAGACTCATCCGTGAGTAGCCAGGGGATCGCGACAAGCGCGAGGACCTCAACCCGTCGATGTGGTGTTGCCACAGGCAGCGCGTCTTCAGCGTCGCCCGGGCCCCTCAGGTTATGGGGGATGGGCCGGGCAAAGGGAAGACAATTTCGAATGTGCCGAGGCCTCAGTATGGCCATTTTGACGCGCTGCGGCCAGCGGAGAAGCGGGGGGATTCAATCCGAAGATATTTTTCCACAGGGGTGTGGAAAAAAAGAGGTTGAAGCGCATGCTGCCGATCGCGGCGATCGTCGGAAAATTTTGCGTTTTTCAAAAAATGAAAGGATTTCGGGAGGATAGGCTGTGGAAAGAGGGGGGCGGTGAGACGATCGTCGGGGTGATCGGTCGGTGATCACGATCGCCCCCTGTGGATCGCGGCGCGATCGCCCTGTGAAAGACCTGTGGAAAACTCTGGGGAAAACTCCGAACGCGCGGCAGTTGCTTGCGATCTCAGGCCGAGCCGGAGCGGGCCATCATCATGAAGGCCGTCGGGTTGACGCCGATGCGCGCGAGCGCCTCGTCCCACTGGGCGTCGAAGCGGGTATGAAAGAAGCTCTCGGCGTGGAAGTCGTCGAGCAGCCAGCTGCCCTCCTCGATCTCCTGCTCCAGCTGGCCGGGGCCCCAGCCGGCGTAGCCGATGAAGGGTCGGTAGTCGCCGGCCTGCATGCCCTGCGCAAACCCCTCGATGATCTCGCCACTGGCCGCCAGGTACCAGCCCTGGTTAAAGGTAAGCTCATCCTCATCGCCGCGCTGGCGCATGCGACGAAGACGGCGCCGTTGCTCGGCCTCCTCGCTGTTGTCGACCTCAAGGCGACGGTACATCACCCAGAGTTGCTCAATGCGTACCGGCCCCCCGAAATACACCGGCATCTCAAAGCAGGCCGGGCTGAGCTGTGGGGTGATCTCTTCATTGACGCTCTGAATCAGCGATCCAAAGTCGATCTCCAGGGGTTTGTTGATGATAAAGCCCATCGCCCCCTCTTCGTCATGATGGACCATCGCGACGACGGCGCGCTCAAATGGTGAGCCATCGAGGCGAGGGGAGGCGATCAGAAATCCGGGCGCCGAGGAGCGGGGAGCGGGGTTGGGAGGCTCGGACATAAGCGTTGGCTCTCGACAGAGGTCGCAAAAGGTCAGTTGGCGAGGTGGAGATTCGGGCGTGCCCCGGGCGGCACACAATCGCCCGCAGCGGCGTTTCCCCTCAGAGTGTACCAGAAGTAGGTGGGCCGAGCTTCAGCGGCCCGCCACCGGCTCTAAACGTAGCGCGGTGAAGGCAAAGTCAACGCCGGAGCGAGGGTGGCGTGGGGCATCTGTAAAAAAAACGCGTTTCACCCCTCAGGAATCGCTTGACAGAGGCCTCAACGCTCATTAACTTCCCGGCCTGTTCGACGCCCAACCTTTTTGGGCCGGTGTCGGCACGGTGGGTATAGCTCAGTCGGTTAGAGCGCTGGCTTGTGGTGCCAGAGGTCACGGGTTCAAATCCCGTTATCCACCCTCAAAAAAACGCCTTATCGCAGTCGTGCGGTGAGGCGTTTTTTCGTTGGTGCGCGATCGAGGGGCGGCCGGCGTCTCGCAGTGCTCCGAAGATGGTGGCGAAGGGGTTGGGGGGCAGCCTAAAAAGGGCAAAAAAACACTTGAACGATAGGGGTGGGGGTGGCATAAGACGCTTCGTTTCGCGGTTTGGGCCGCGAAATCAGCGCCCGTAGCTCAGCTGGATAGAGCGCCGGACTTCGAATCCGTAGGTCGCAGGTTCGAATCCTGCCGGGCGCGCTCAACGTGACGGGACGCGCCGGCCCAGCGCGCGTGCCAGACGGGGCCAGTAGCTCAATCGGTAGAGCAACGGACTCTTAATCCGCAGGTTGAAGGTTCGATTCCTTCCTGGCCCATAATGAGAGTAAGGCGGCGCGCCGACGTCGCCTGCGATGACGGCCAAAGCCGGGTCGAGGCGTCTGCCCGGCTCGGCTTTTATCGTTTGTACGCGTTTTCATCGTTGGAACGACAGGCACCGCACGCGAGAGTGGCGGAATTGGTAGACGCGCTGGATTTAGGTTCCAGTGGGGTAACCCGTGGGGGTTCGAGTCCCCCCTCTCGTATGGAGGTTTGCCGCGCCTTTATAAAGGGCGGCAGCCCGCTGCATCACCGGCGCTCGCAGTGGCGAGTCGCCACCACAAACACCAGGCGTTTTGGCCCTGCATGATAAGGGGCTTAAGGCGCCGATGATCAGGCCGATCCCCACCCCCAACCCGGGGTGTAAACGAGGACGGCAGCACTGCTTAAGGAGAGCAAGCCGATGGCACATCAGGTCGAAGAGACTGGCGAGTTGACGCGTAGCGCGACGATCACGGTAGAGGCGGAAGAGTACAATCGTCAGGTCAATAAGGCCCTGCGTCAGCTCTCGAACCGCGTCAAAATTTCGGGCTTCCGCAAGGGGAAGATCCCGCTCTCGGTGATGAAGCAGCGCTACGGGCAGGCGGTGATGCGCGACGTGATCGAAGATCTCGTCAGCGATAACGTCAACAAGATGCTCAAAGAGACCGAGAACGTCCTGCACGTGGGCGTGCCCCAGGTCACCGACATTCCCCTGGAAGATGGCGGTGAGCTGAAGTTCACGGTGGATTACGAGCTGCGCCCCGAGATCGATCCGATAGGATATATGGGTGTGAAGGTCGAGAAGCCCAAGGCGGAGATCGCCAATGAGGCCGTCGACGCCGAGCTTGAGAACCTGCGTCAGAACAACTCGAAGCTCGAGCCGGTGGTCACCCGTGAGGTCATCGAGACGGGCGACATCGTCACCGTGGACTTTGAGGCCGTGGGCGATCACCCCGAACTTCAAGATATGCGTTCGACTGGCGTGCAGGTTGAGATCGGCTCGGGTCAGACCCTGCCGGGCATCGAAGATGCGCTCACCGGCAAGGGCTTCGACGCGGTGGTCGACTCCGAGATCGACGCTCAGGACGACTTCCCGGTCGAAGAGCTGCGTGGCCAGAAGTTGCCGATCCGCCTGACCGTGACCAAGGTCGAGCGTAAGGTGCTTCCGGAGCTCGACGATGAGTTCGCCAAGACCACCGGTCAGGGCGAGACGCTTCTGGAGGTTCGCTCGGCGATCCGCGCGCGGCTCGAAGAGCAGCGTCAGAAAGAGGCTGAGCAGCTGGCGATCGACTCGATGATGACGTCGCTTCTGGAGCAGAACAGCTTTGAGCTGCCGCCGAGCTTCCTCGATGAGCAGGTCACCCAGGCGGCGCGCCAGCGTCTGCAGATGTTCGCGCAGCAGGGCATCGATCCGGCGCAGTTCGGGTTGAGCGTGGAGGCCATCGCCGAGAGCATCCGCGAGGATGTCGTCGAGCAGATCAAGCGTGAGTTCTTGCTCATGGAGATCGCCCGCAAAGAGAACCTCAAGGTCGAAGAAGAGGAT encodes the following:
- the rpmH gene encoding 50S ribosomal protein L34, producing the protein MTKRTYQPSKVKRRRTHGFRKRMKTVGGRLTVKRRRSRGRKQLAVTKHKK
- the yidD gene encoding membrane protein insertion efficiency factor YidD, producing MVRFYQRAISPLLPPMCRYRPTCSSYMVEALRRYGFFKGGYLGLKRLLRCHPLRPGGYDPVP
- the tig gene encoding trigger factor, whose amino-acid sequence is MAHQVEETGELTRSATITVEAEEYNRQVNKALRQLSNRVKISGFRKGKIPLSVMKQRYGQAVMRDVIEDLVSDNVNKMLKETENVLHVGVPQVTDIPLEDGGELKFTVDYELRPEIDPIGYMGVKVEKPKAEIANEAVDAELENLRQNNSKLEPVVTREVIETGDIVTVDFEAVGDHPELQDMRSTGVQVEIGSGQTLPGIEDALTGKGFDAVVDSEIDAQDDFPVEELRGQKLPIRLTVTKVERKVLPELDDEFAKTTGQGETLLEVRSAIRARLEEQRQKEAEQLAIDSMMTSLLEQNSFELPPSFLDEQVTQAARQRLQMFAQQGIDPAQFGLSVEAIAESIREDVVEQIKREFLLMEIARKENLKVEEEDLSAYFERRGAEVGANAQQYRAFVMQNQDRFRQAQASALLEKVRAKLLADAEIVDVEWPTEEAEEAEAAPAEEVEAKPKKKATKKKSTKKDEGADDGEAEAKPKKKATKKKSTKKDDDAEASE
- the dnaA gene encoding chromosomal replication initiator protein DnaA, with amino-acid sequence MQEIWNAALLELKTKVNAHNFKTWFEKLRLRECSDETIVLGVDDPFVQVWINDNYMDLIEEAVAHAAGQPLKIEIVESGQDEPIEVENIDLDAEPMAARSARLDGEHGQAALFDFGIIEPPSAADLSELVSAAGMNPRYTFDEFVVGPSNQFTHAACQAVASGSGQTYNPLFIFGGVGLGKTHLLQAIGVEMLRRDPRTRVRYLSAEVFMNELIGSLRQKTMAEFRNQFRNDCDLLLIDDIQFIGGKDSTQEEFFHTFNALYQSGKQIVMTSDKTPQELPGIEERLASRFAWGLIADVQAPEIETRVAILEKKAEESQIELSKEVVLLLATAIRSNVRELEGTLVRMVAQAKLMNVPLNTDLARQLLKRMNIQHERSLGVEQIIRMVASHFDIKPSDIKGSRRTRAISEPRQMAMYLSRKHTGESYPELGRKFGGKDHTTVLTAFRKIEDLVEMGNNEFATAIAELEALLLR
- the rnpA gene encoding ribonuclease P protein component; the protein is MSALITPSNQGEPAPGAEGHDQRLRKSERLLKRSDFLHTRRKGRRYEGRWTVVYCKANSLGHPRLGVTVSKKVGNAVCRNRWKRRLREIFRRNKALFGESHDTVVIVKAGSEHPAFEELVADLLQSVARAQKPRRPRAERR
- a CDS encoding YqgE/AlgH family protein → MSEPPNPAPRSSAPGFLIASPRLDGSPFERAVVAMVHHDEEGAMGFIINKPLEIDFGSLIQSVNEEITPQLSPACFEMPVYFGGPVRIEQLWVMYRRLEVDNSEEAEQRRRLRRMRQRGDEDELTFNQGWYLAASGEIIEGFAQGMQAGDYRPFIGYAGWGPGQLEQEIEEGSWLLDDFHAESFFHTRFDAQWDEALARIGVNPTAFMMMARSGSA